Proteins encoded together in one Campylobacter concisus window:
- a CDS encoding nitric-oxide reductase large subunit — MREYKKYWLALVAVLVICFSILGYYGVEVYRSSPPVVNFTDENGNVVIDKESIYKGQEAWQSIGGMQVGSVWGHGAYQAPDWSADWLHKELVIFLELKADEIYHSKYADLNDEQKANLKVLLKKEYRENGVKDDKIVLSSDRLKAMKQVSQEYSSLFGNDPKFKSLREAYAMKENTLPNASDRDDLNNFFFWSAWATAANRPNSDATYTNNWPHEPLIDNVPTSENIFWSIASVVILIAGIGFLVWFSSFYGKKDDEKLEAISEDPLSKLSLTPSQKALKKYLFVTLALFAFQILIGGFTAHYTVEGQEFYGINLSAYIPYSLARTWHIQASIFWIATGFLAGGLFLAPIINGGKDPKFQKLGVDLLFYALLILVVGSFAGEYLAIANIMPINLSFWFGHQGYEYIELGRVWQIILFVGLVIWMLLLLRGFIGGFKNKGDKNLLAIFAASAVAVGLFYGAGLFYGQRSPLPVMEYWRWWVVHLWVEGFFEVFATASLAFVFVSLGLVSKRFATFSTLASASLFLVGGIPGTFHHLYFAGTTTPIMAVGASFSALEVVPLVLLGAEAYEHYRLQFAQTWAKTLKWPLYCFIAVAFWNMLGAGVFGFLINPPISLFYIQGLNTTPVHGHAALFGVYGFLALGFVWLVATYLFKGQEFDEKLMKVGFWGLNIGLMLMIVLSLLPIGIYQAFASLEHGMWYARSAELLQQSHLQNLRWVRMIGDTILIIGGISFLAQLLKFMLNKKA, encoded by the coding sequence ATGCGTGAATACAAAAAGTATTGGCTAGCACTTGTTGCAGTACTAGTAATTTGCTTTAGTATTTTAGGCTACTACGGCGTTGAAGTTTATAGAAGCTCGCCACCAGTTGTAAATTTTACAGATGAGAATGGCAATGTCGTGATCGACAAAGAGAGCATCTATAAAGGTCAAGAGGCCTGGCAAAGCATAGGAGGTATGCAAGTTGGCTCTGTTTGGGGACACGGCGCATATCAAGCACCTGATTGGAGTGCGGACTGGCTTCACAAAGAGTTAGTTATATTTTTAGAGTTAAAAGCAGATGAAATTTACCACTCAAAATATGCTGACTTAAATGATGAGCAAAAAGCAAATCTAAAAGTTCTACTTAAAAAAGAATACCGGGAAAATGGCGTAAAAGACGATAAAATCGTACTTAGCAGCGATAGATTAAAGGCTATGAAACAAGTAAGCCAAGAGTATTCATCACTTTTTGGAAATGACCCTAAGTTTAAATCTTTAAGAGAAGCTTATGCGATGAAAGAAAATACTCTTCCAAATGCTTCTGATAGAGATGATCTTAATAACTTTTTCTTCTGGTCAGCCTGGGCAACCGCAGCAAATAGACCTAATAGCGATGCTACATATACAAATAACTGGCCACATGAGCCACTAATCGATAATGTACCAACAAGCGAAAATATTTTTTGGTCAATCGCAAGCGTTGTAATACTTATTGCTGGTATTGGATTTCTTGTTTGGTTTAGCTCTTTTTATGGCAAAAAAGATGATGAAAAATTGGAAGCTATTAGCGAAGATCCGCTTAGTAAATTAAGCCTAACTCCATCTCAAAAAGCTCTTAAAAAATATCTTTTTGTGACTTTGGCTCTTTTTGCATTCCAAATTTTAATAGGCGGCTTTACAGCTCATTATACAGTAGAAGGACAGGAATTTTACGGTATAAATTTATCAGCCTATATTCCTTATTCACTTGCTAGAACATGGCACATTCAGGCTAGTATCTTCTGGATTGCGACAGGATTTTTAGCAGGCGGTCTTTTCCTAGCGCCTATTATAAATGGCGGTAAAGATCCAAAATTCCAAAAGCTTGGCGTAGATTTATTATTTTACGCATTACTAATCCTTGTGGTTGGCAGTTTTGCTGGTGAGTATTTAGCGATCGCAAATATTATGCCTATAAATTTAAGCTTCTGGTTTGGACACCAAGGATACGAATATATCGAGCTTGGACGTGTTTGGCAAATTATTTTATTTGTTGGCCTTGTCATTTGGATGCTACTTTTACTTCGCGGATTTATCGGCGGATTTAAGAACAAAGGTGATAAAAATTTACTTGCTATCTTCGCAGCTTCAGCTGTTGCAGTTGGATTATTTTACGGAGCAGGATTATTTTACGGTCAAAGAAGCCCACTTCCAGTGATGGAATACTGGCGCTGGTGGGTTGTACACCTTTGGGTTGAAGGCTTTTTTGAGGTATTTGCTACCGCTTCACTTGCTTTTGTGTTTGTTAGTCTTGGTCTTGTTTCAAAGAGATTTGCTACGTTTTCAACACTTGCGAGTGCATCACTTTTCTTAGTAGGCGGAATTCCAGGAACTTTCCACCACTTATATTTTGCGGGCACTACAACACCTATAATGGCAGTTGGCGCTAGCTTCTCAGCACTTGAGGTAGTTCCTCTTGTATTGCTTGGCGCTGAAGCTTATGAACACTACAGACTTCAGTTTGCTCAAACTTGGGCTAAGACATTAAAATGGCCACTTTACTGCTTTATCGCAGTTGCTTTCTGGAATATGCTAGGCGCTGGTGTATTTGGATTTTTAATCAATCCTCCGATTTCACTATTTTATATCCAAGGCCTAAATACGACTCCAGTTCACGGACATGCTGCGCTATTTGGTGTTTATGGATTTTTGGCACTTGGATTTGTTTGGCTAGTAGCTACTTATCTATTCAAAGGTCAAGAATTTGATGAAAAACTTATGAAAGTAGGTTTTTGGGGCTTAAATATAGGTCTTATGCTAATGATCGTGCTTTCACTACTTCCAATAGGAATTTATCAAGCATTTGCAAGCCTAGAGCATGGTATGTGGTATGCAAGAAGCGCTGAGCTTTTACAACAATCACACTTACAAAATTTAAGATGGGTAAGAATGATTGGCGATACGATTTTAATAATCGGTGGAATCAGCTTCCTTGCACAACTTCTAAAATTTATGCTTAATAAAAAAGCTTAA
- a CDS encoding ABC transporter ATP-binding protein, with the protein MLEVRNLNFSYPNGAGKLENVNLKIGAGEILTILGRNGAGKSTTLGLISGSLKPVSGEIFLDGKNVESLSNKDRAKIMAYVAQSEITEYDYTGLEFITMGRAAHLGIFARPSKEDEEIARIYTKKLEIKYLEEKFITQMSGGQKQMCMIARAMAAQPKMIIFDEPTSALDFGNQYKFLRTVKWLKELGYSVVLTTHNPDFAVLLGGYVALVKGDGNVEFGSVSEIIKSENLSKLYGLDLNVSYIDKVQRECCLTYPL; encoded by the coding sequence ATGCTTGAAGTTAGAAATTTAAACTTTAGCTACCCAAATGGAGCTGGTAAACTAGAAAATGTAAATTTAAAGATAGGTGCAGGTGAAATTTTAACCATACTTGGGCGAAACGGAGCTGGTAAATCAACCACCCTTGGACTAATAAGCGGCTCACTAAAGCCAGTATCTGGAGAAATTTTTCTCGATGGTAAAAACGTAGAGAGTCTAAGCAATAAAGATCGAGCCAAGATCATGGCATATGTGGCTCAAAGCGAGATCACAGAATACGACTACACTGGGCTTGAGTTTATCACGATGGGTCGTGCAGCACACCTTGGTATCTTTGCAAGGCCTAGCAAAGAAGATGAAGAGATAGCTAGGATTTATACTAAAAAGCTTGAGATCAAGTATCTTGAAGAGAAATTTATCACTCAAATGAGTGGCGGCCAAAAGCAAATGTGCATGATCGCACGTGCGATGGCTGCACAGCCAAAGATGATTATATTTGACGAGCCAACGAGCGCGCTTGATTTTGGCAACCAGTATAAATTCCTACGCACTGTTAAATGGCTAAAAGAGCTTGGCTACTCGGTGGTGCTAACTACTCACAACCCTGACTTTGCCGTGCTTCTTGGCGGATATGTCGCACTTGTAAAAGGTGATGGAAATGTTGAGTTTGGCTCAGTCAGCGAGATTATTAAAAGTGAAAATTTAAGTAAACTTTATGGACTCGATCTAAACGTGAGCTACATCGACAAAGTGCAAAGAGAGTGTTGCTTAACATATCCTCTTTAA
- a CDS encoding NfeD family protein, giving the protein MISPFIMIAIGVVLCITEFIFFSFYLLFFGIAFIVVGAINFGFSFAWSYQILITAAIAIVLLVLLKAPLKSKFMSRKESFNEEFLDEAGVGEIRENMVYFKGTLWKYDGNLANGEKVTVLGTKGDKVILK; this is encoded by the coding sequence GTGATCAGCCCTTTTATAATGATAGCAATCGGTGTGGTTTTATGCATCACCGAGTTTATCTTTTTCTCATTTTATTTGCTGTTTTTTGGTATAGCTTTTATCGTAGTTGGAGCTATAAATTTTGGTTTTAGTTTTGCTTGGAGCTATCAAATTTTAATTACAGCAGCGATTGCGATCGTGCTCCTTGTGCTTTTAAAAGCGCCGTTAAAGAGTAAATTTATGTCCAGAAAAGAGAGCTTTAACGAGGAATTTTTAGACGAAGCCGGCGTTGGCGAGATCAGAGAAAATATGGTCTATTTCAAAGGCACTCTTTGGAAATATGATGGAAATTTAGCTAACGGAGAAAAAGTGACGGTTCTTGGCACCAAAGGTGACAAGGTGATATTAAAATAA
- a CDS encoding excalibur calcium-binding domain-containing protein gives MKKLILILFFALIANAADKFDCSKRYCKEMKSCEEAYHYLRNCGRSGLDRDRDGIPCENICKERRVEK, from the coding sequence ATGAAAAAGTTAATTTTGATTTTATTTTTTGCATTGATAGCAAATGCGGCTGATAAATTTGATTGCTCTAAACGCTACTGCAAAGAGATGAAGAGTTGTGAAGAAGCATATCACTATCTAAGAAACTGTGGACGCAGTGGCCTTGACCGTGATCGTGACGGCATACCATGTGAGAATATATGCAAAGAACGTAGAGTAGAAAAATAA
- a CDS encoding SPFH domain-containing protein translates to MQIEAFGVLVVVLVIFAFLFLKAGIKIVSQADNLLIERLGKFHKVLDGGFHIIIPFVDQIRAIITVKEQLVDITKQQVITKDNVNISVDGIVFLKVFDAKMAVYNVDNYKRAIANLAMTTLRGEIGAMNLDDTLSSRDRLNAALQVALGDAAGNWGVKIMRVEISEISVPLGIEEAMNMQMKAEREKRAIELKALAEKEALIRNAEALKQEKVLQAEAIERMADAKKYEQIAIATAQKEAMDMINDSMSKNANAAEFLLARDRVGAFSELAKNSSKDKILVPYEATELIGSLSVLKNFLAKDKA, encoded by the coding sequence ATGCAAATCGAAGCATTTGGCGTTTTAGTCGTAGTTCTGGTTATCTTTGCGTTCTTGTTTTTAAAGGCTGGTATCAAGATCGTCTCACAAGCTGATAATCTACTCATCGAGCGACTTGGTAAATTTCATAAAGTGCTTGACGGCGGATTTCACATAATCATCCCATTTGTCGATCAAATAAGAGCGATAATTACCGTAAAAGAGCAGCTCGTAGATATCACAAAACAGCAAGTCATCACAAAAGATAACGTAAACATAAGCGTCGATGGTATCGTCTTTTTAAAGGTTTTTGATGCAAAAATGGCAGTTTATAATGTCGATAACTACAAACGTGCCATTGCAAATTTAGCCATGACAACGCTTCGTGGTGAGATAGGCGCGATGAATCTTGACGATACACTAAGCTCACGTGACCGCCTAAATGCCGCACTTCAAGTGGCTCTTGGCGACGCTGCTGGTAACTGGGGCGTAAAGATTATGCGTGTAGAAATTTCTGAAATTTCTGTCCCACTTGGCATCGAAGAGGCGATGAATATGCAGATGAAAGCTGAGCGTGAAAAACGTGCGATCGAGCTAAAAGCCTTGGCTGAAAAAGAGGCGTTAATTCGCAACGCAGAGGCGCTAAAACAAGAAAAAGTGCTTCAAGCAGAGGCTATAGAGCGTATGGCTGATGCGAAAAAATACGAACAAATCGCTATCGCAACGGCTCAAAAAGAGGCCATGGATATGATAAATGACAGCATGAGTAAAAACGCAAATGCAGCAGAATTTTTGCTCGCTCGCGATAGAGTCGGGGCATTTAGCGAGCTAGCTAAAAATAGCTCAAAAGATAAAATTTTAGTCCCTTACGAGGCGACTGAGCTTATTGGCTCCCTTAGTGTTTTGAAAAATTTCCTAGCTAAGGATAAGGCGTGA
- a CDS encoding ABC transporter substrate-binding protein, with protein sequence MQTNFMHKVAKFSLVASLFMALSLSAAESARSITDMKGVKVSVPEKVEKIAALWNANNEIILALGGMDKVVATTDLIKNNKWFEHVYPKLKNLPAALNGKDLQIEELVKLAPDVIIVYNKNFQDELIKNGFSAVNLIFRDYPDMEKSIYATAEVIGTDDARKKAEKLANKIHDNSEFVTARTKNIPDAKRPKVLHLLGGANLLKVDGTNTIQNTWIKLGGGVNAIQTEGSMIEVSAEEIINANPDIIIVGGNDTDAQIKKIKEHPAFSGSNAVKNGKIYGNPKGVFSWDRYGAENVLQILWAAKTIQPDLFKDVDIKAKTKEFYKEFLNHDLSDTEYGYILKGLNPDGSSK encoded by the coding sequence ATGCAAACAAATTTTATGCATAAAGTAGCTAAATTTAGCCTTGTTGCTTCACTATTTATGGCTCTTAGTCTAAGCGCAGCTGAGTCTGCTAGAAGCATCACAGATATGAAAGGTGTCAAAGTAAGCGTGCCTGAGAAGGTTGAGAAGATCGCAGCACTGTGGAATGCAAACAACGAGATCATCCTAGCACTTGGTGGCATGGATAAAGTTGTAGCCACAACTGATCTGATCAAAAACAACAAGTGGTTTGAGCATGTCTATCCAAAACTTAAAAATTTACCAGCTGCACTAAATGGCAAAGACCTTCAGATCGAAGAGCTTGTTAAACTTGCACCTGACGTTATCATAGTATATAACAAAAATTTTCAAGATGAACTTATCAAAAATGGCTTTAGCGCGGTAAATTTGATCTTTAGAGACTATCCAGATATGGAGAAAAGCATCTACGCAACAGCTGAAGTCATAGGCACTGATGACGCTAGAAAAAAAGCTGAAAAACTTGCTAATAAAATCCACGATAACTCTGAGTTTGTAACAGCAAGAACAAAAAACATCCCTGACGCTAAACGTCCAAAAGTACTTCACTTGCTTGGTGGCGCAAATTTGCTAAAAGTTGATGGTACAAATACCATCCAAAACACTTGGATCAAGCTAGGTGGCGGTGTAAATGCTATCCAAACTGAGGGCTCAATGATCGAAGTTAGCGCAGAAGAGATCATCAATGCAAACCCTGATATCATCATCGTTGGCGGTAATGACACAGACGCACAGATCAAAAAGATAAAAGAGCACCCTGCATTCTCTGGCTCAAATGCTGTTAAAAACGGCAAAATTTACGGCAACCCAAAAGGTGTATTTAGCTGGGATAGATATGGCGCTGAAAACGTGCTTCAAATTTTATGGGCAGCAAAGACTATCCAACCAGATCTATTTAAAGATGTCGATATAAAAGCAAAAACAAAAGAGTTTTATAAAGAGTTCTTAAATCACGATCTTAGCGATACAGAGTACGGCTATATCTTAAAAGGTCTAAATCCAGACGGTAGCAGCAAGTAA
- a CDS encoding dehypoxanthine futalosine cyclase: MKRLSVNEAIDLIENAPLHELGKMALARKKELHPEGITTFIVDRNINYTNVCWVDCKFCAFYRHAKEEDAYVLSFEEIGKKIEELIAIGGTQILFQGGVHPKLKIEWYEELVGYISKHYPSITIHGFSAVEIDYIARVSKISTKEVLRRLNEKGLYSMPGAGAEILSDRVRDIIAPKKCDTADWLRIHKEAHELGMKTTATMMFGTVESTREIVEHWEHIRNLQDETAGFRAFILWSFQGLNTKLMQEFPEIKKQSSNVYLRLLAVSRLFLDNFKNIQSSWVTQGSYVGQLALLFGANDLGSTMMEENVVKAAGASFRMNQDQMIELIKDVGEIPAKRNTNYDILEKF, translated from the coding sequence TTGAAAAGACTTAGTGTAAATGAAGCCATCGATCTCATAGAAAATGCACCGCTTCACGAGCTTGGCAAGATGGCGCTAGCTAGGAAAAAAGAGCTTCATCCAGAGGGCATAACGACCTTTATCGTAGATCGCAACATCAACTATACAAACGTCTGCTGGGTGGATTGTAAATTTTGCGCATTTTACCGCCACGCAAAAGAGGAAGACGCATACGTTCTAAGTTTTGAGGAGATCGGCAAGAAGATCGAGGAGCTAATCGCCATTGGCGGCACGCAAATTTTATTTCAAGGTGGCGTTCATCCAAAGCTAAAGATCGAGTGGTACGAGGAGCTTGTCGGCTACATCAGCAAGCACTATCCAAGCATCACGATACATGGCTTCTCAGCCGTTGAGATCGACTACATCGCAAGAGTTTCAAAAATTTCTACAAAAGAGGTCTTAAGACGCCTAAATGAAAAGGGCTTATACTCGATGCCAGGGGCTGGAGCGGAGATTTTAAGTGACAGGGTGCGTGACATCATCGCCCCAAAAAAGTGCGACACCGCAGACTGGCTTCGCATACACAAAGAGGCGCACGAGCTTGGCATGAAAACGACTGCTACGATGATGTTTGGCACGGTTGAGAGCACTCGCGAGATCGTCGAGCACTGGGAGCATATCAGAAATTTACAAGATGAAACGGCTGGATTTAGGGCATTTATACTTTGGAGCTTTCAAGGGCTAAATACAAAGCTCATGCAAGAATTTCCAGAGATCAAAAAGCAAAGCTCAAACGTCTATCTAAGGCTTCTTGCAGTCTCAAGGCTCTTTTTGGATAACTTTAAAAATATCCAAAGCAGCTGGGTCACGCAGGGTAGCTACGTAGGCCAGCTAGCGCTTCTTTTTGGTGCAAACGACCTTGGTAGCACAATGATGGAAGAAAACGTCGTAAAGGCGGCAGGAGCAAGCTTTAGGATGAATCAAGATCAGATGATTGAGCTTATAAAAGATGTCGGAGAAATTCCAGCTAAGCGCAACACAAACTATGATATTTTGGAGAAATTTTAG
- the recG gene encoding ATP-dependent DNA helicase RecG, translating to MKFEASDRAKLLKIGVLSLLDLALVLPKDFEDTTIAKSPREGQVCINVKITSLASRPGMLTALAFCEQWQSSVKIVIFNAKSWHYGAFKTGKEMAIYGICSYAFGSWQIVNPKITTKIGQIVPKFKTELKDDEVKKLVLKYINLQNLLAEGLNEKEAKFLADLQRLDEQSVQILYRLKNGGEGVDILKFIEIFNYIKKLSAKKTYFKSPKIKLFDISSWLKGLPFTPTNDQINAINDIRDDLSAVQAKRRVIMGDVGSGKTLVILAAALSVYPQSAILMAPTSILSEQIYNEAKRLLPAFMNVMLVRSGEKKIDFSGVNLIVGTHALLFHELPNSPLVMVDEQHRFGSNQRKKIEELASSEDERANFVQFSATPIPRTLSLIQSEIVNFSFLKQMPFKKNITSQILGASEFGFLLTHIKKQLAGGFQVAIIYPLVESSESSNYQSLSEAQGFWLKNFKNVFVTHGKDKEKEEILRRFREEGEILLSTTVVEVGISLPRLNTIVIVGAERLGLATLHQLRGRVGRNGGDGYCFLFTKLKEAPARLKEFCATNDGFKVAELDLKNRQSGDILNGFFQHGATFNFYDYEDDITQAAKARVAALAKNNA from the coding sequence ATGAAATTTGAAGCAAGCGACAGAGCAAAACTTCTAAAAATAGGCGTGCTTAGCCTGCTTGACCTTGCTCTAGTGCTGCCAAAGGACTTTGAGGATACGACTATCGCTAAGAGCCCAAGAGAGGGGCAGGTCTGCATAAACGTAAAGATCACTTCGCTAGCCTCGCGCCCTGGCATGCTAACAGCACTTGCCTTTTGCGAGCAGTGGCAAAGTAGCGTAAAGATCGTCATTTTTAACGCAAAGTCTTGGCACTACGGCGCCTTTAAGACGGGCAAAGAGATGGCGATATATGGGATTTGCTCCTATGCCTTTGGCTCATGGCAGATCGTAAATCCAAAAATCACCACAAAAATAGGCCAGATCGTGCCTAAATTTAAGACCGAGCTAAAAGATGATGAAGTCAAAAAACTTGTTTTAAAATATATAAATTTACAAAATTTACTGGCTGAGGGTTTAAACGAAAAAGAGGCTAAATTTCTAGCTGATCTGCAAAGACTAGATGAGCAAAGCGTGCAAATTTTATATCGCCTAAAAAATGGTGGCGAGGGCGTGGATATCTTAAAATTTATAGAAATTTTTAACTACATAAAAAAGCTAAGTGCCAAAAAAACCTACTTTAAAAGCCCCAAGATCAAGCTTTTTGATATAAGCTCTTGGCTTAAGGGCTTGCCATTTACGCCGACAAATGATCAGATAAATGCCATAAATGATATCAGAGACGACCTTAGCGCTGTGCAGGCAAAAAGGCGCGTCATAATGGGCGATGTGGGAAGCGGCAAGACGCTAGTGATCTTAGCAGCTGCTCTTAGCGTCTATCCGCAAAGTGCCATTTTGATGGCGCCAACGAGCATCTTAAGTGAGCAAATTTATAATGAAGCAAAGAGGCTTTTGCCTGCTTTTATGAATGTGATGCTGGTGCGAAGCGGGGAGAAAAAGATAGACTTTAGCGGGGTAAATTTGATCGTTGGCACGCATGCGCTACTCTTTCACGAGCTGCCAAACTCGCCGCTTGTCATGGTCGATGAGCAGCACCGCTTTGGCTCAAACCAGCGCAAAAAGATAGAGGAGCTGGCTTCAAGCGAGGACGAGCGAGCAAATTTCGTGCAGTTTTCAGCTACGCCAATACCAAGGACGCTAAGTTTAATCCAGTCTGAGATCGTAAATTTTAGCTTTTTAAAGCAGATGCCATTTAAGAAAAATATAACTAGCCAAATTTTAGGCGCTAGCGAGTTTGGCTTTTTGCTAACTCACATCAAAAAGCAGCTTGCGGGCGGCTTTCAAGTGGCTATCATCTATCCGCTAGTCGAGAGCAGCGAGAGCTCAAACTACCAAAGTCTAAGCGAGGCGCAGGGCTTTTGGCTAAAGAATTTCAAAAATGTCTTCGTCACGCACGGCAAGGACAAAGAGAAAGAGGAAATTTTAAGGCGCTTTAGAGAAGAGGGCGAAATTTTGCTCTCAACCACTGTTGTTGAGGTGGGGATCTCGCTGCCAAGGCTAAATACGATAGTGATCGTGGGCGCTGAGCGGCTGGGGCTTGCCACGCTTCATCAGCTGCGTGGTAGAGTGGGGCGAAACGGCGGCGATGGATACTGCTTTTTATTTACCAAGCTAAAAGAGGCACCAGCTAGACTAAAAGAATTTTGCGCGACAAATGACGGCTTTAAGGTGGCTGAGCTTGATCTGAAAAACCGTCAAAGTGGCGACATACTAAACGGCTTTTTTCAGCATGGAGCGACATTTAACTTCTACGACTACGAGGATGATATCACACAGGCTGCAAAGGCTAGAGTGGCGGCGCTTGCTAAAAATAACGCCTAG
- a CDS encoding M16 family metallopeptidase yields MKILDINVKNVKIPVVFESSKAMPVVSLKLVFKAAGSSQNGKLAGLARLSANLLNEGDMKLGSAKFAKELEVRAISLNASCGFEIFCIDLNCLKEHFVFACGKLKELISAPNLTDEILNRCKTVTLGEIAANENDFDYVARQGLFELLYPKSVLAQPSIGTKKSIKAITLEDVRKFLNEHLDLSNLLCVLGGDIDEKQTKELASVLEILKPGKVRNLERFSPSDKCESSEIIRQSEQAYIYFGAPFDVKPEEKYKAAVATFILGEGGFGSRLMEEIRVKRGLAYSAYARNLLNLSYSQIYGYMQTKNEKKDEAIAVIKEEILKFSKKGVSEAELEQAKKFLLGSLPLRLETLFKRLDIAQSEFYEHGELGAFLKDLDKISALSLSELNSFIKAHAEINQLSFCVLKNEI; encoded by the coding sequence ATGAAAATTTTAGATATCAATGTAAAAAATGTAAAAATCCCAGTCGTTTTTGAAAGCTCAAAAGCGATGCCAGTAGTGAGCCTAAAACTAGTTTTCAAAGCAGCTGGTAGCTCACAAAATGGCAAACTAGCAGGCCTTGCAAGACTAAGTGCAAATTTGCTAAACGAGGGTGATATGAAGCTGGGCTCGGCTAAATTCGCTAAAGAGCTTGAAGTAAGGGCGATTAGCCTAAATGCAAGCTGCGGCTTTGAGATATTTTGCATCGATCTAAACTGCCTAAAAGAGCACTTTGTCTTTGCGTGCGGCAAGCTAAAAGAGCTTATAAGCGCTCCAAATTTAACTGATGAAATTCTAAATAGGTGCAAAACAGTCACACTTGGCGAGATCGCAGCAAATGAAAACGACTTTGACTACGTGGCAAGGCAAGGTCTTTTTGAGCTTTTGTACCCAAAAAGCGTTCTTGCTCAGCCAAGTATCGGCACTAAAAAGAGCATAAAAGCGATCACACTTGAAGATGTGAGAAAGTTTTTAAACGAGCATTTAGACCTTTCAAATCTGCTTTGCGTGCTAGGTGGCGACATCGATGAGAAGCAGACAAAAGAGCTTGCAAGCGTTTTAGAAATCCTAAAACCTGGTAAGGTGCGAAATCTAGAGCGCTTTAGTCCAAGTGACAAGTGTGAAAGCAGCGAGATCATTAGGCAAAGTGAGCAAGCATACATCTACTTTGGTGCGCCATTTGATGTAAAGCCTGAAGAGAAATACAAGGCCGCAGTGGCGACATTTATCCTAGGCGAGGGTGGCTTTGGCTCGAGGCTCATGGAGGAGATACGCGTGAAAAGAGGGCTTGCTTATAGCGCCTACGCTAGAAATTTGCTAAATCTCTCTTACAGCCAGATTTATGGCTACATGCAGACAAAAAATGAGAAAAAAGATGAGGCTATCGCCGTTATAAAAGAGGAAATTTTAAAATTTAGTAAAAAAGGAGTTAGCGAGGCCGAGCTTGAGCAGGCAAAGAAATTCTTACTTGGCTCGTTACCGCTTAGGCTAGAGACGCTATTTAAACGCCTTGATATCGCGCAAAGTGAGTTTTATGAGCATGGCGAGCTTGGGGCATTTTTAAAGGACCTTGATAAAATTTCAGCCCTTTCGCTAAGCGAGCTAAATAGCTTTATAAAAGCCCACGCAGAGATCAATCAGCTAAGTTTTTGCGTCCTAAAAAATGAAATTTGA
- a CDS encoding FecCD family ABC transporter permease → MKNANFSIVVIFLALLTLLCAFVALGVGRFYIPFNDVFSVLAHGFGFGDGAASNITNVIENLRIPRIIAAILVGAALSVSGAAYQGVFKNQLVSPDLLGVSAGACVGAATAIIFDLSLFWVQAFAFGFGLAAVAITLAIPKMMGRTSTLMLVLSGIIVSGLMGSVIGFLKYVADPETKLPDIVYWQLGSLAKLDSDNLKYIAPVMIICAILLIAMSWRINLLSLGDESAARLGVNVSFERAVIIICATLLTACSVCISGIVAWVGLLMPHLARMLVGANNIKSMPASIFMGAMFLLFVDTLARSISVSEVPLGVLTGFIGTVFFVWVLWRNKKVA, encoded by the coding sequence ATGAAAAACGCAAATTTTTCAATAGTTGTTATCTTTTTAGCTCTACTAACGCTTCTTTGCGCCTTTGTCGCACTTGGCGTTGGTAGATTTTACATACCATTTAACGACGTCTTTAGCGTGCTAGCTCACGGCTTTGGTTTTGGAGATGGTGCAGCTAGCAACATCACAAATGTGATAGAAAATTTACGCATCCCGCGTATCATCGCAGCCATCCTTGTTGGAGCCGCTCTTAGCGTGAGTGGTGCGGCCTATCAAGGCGTCTTTAAAAACCAGCTAGTTAGCCCTGATCTTCTTGGCGTCTCAGCGGGCGCTTGCGTGGGAGCAGCCACTGCTATCATCTTTGATCTATCGCTATTTTGGGTGCAGGCTTTTGCCTTTGGCTTTGGCCTAGCAGCCGTTGCTATCACGCTAGCCATACCAAAGATGATGGGTCGCACGAGCACGCTTATGCTAGTTCTTTCTGGTATCATCGTAAGCGGCCTCATGGGCTCAGTGATCGGCTTTTTAAAGTATGTCGCCGACCCTGAGACGAAGTTACCTGACATTGTTTATTGGCAACTTGGTAGCCTTGCAAAGCTTGATAGTGACAACTTAAAATACATAGCTCCAGTGATGATCATCTGCGCCATTTTACTTATCGCCATGAGCTGGCGTATAAATTTACTCTCTCTTGGCGACGAGAGTGCGGCAAGGCTGGGCGTAAATGTCTCATTTGAGCGCGCTGTCATCATCATCTGCGCTACGCTTCTTACAGCATGCAGCGTCTGCATAAGCGGCATAGTCGCTTGGGTGGGACTTCTCATGCCTCACTTAGCGCGCATGCTAGTTGGCGCAAATAACATAAAAAGCATGCCTGCAAGTATATTTATGGGAGCTATGTTTTTGCTTTTTGTTGATACCTTGGCACGCAGTATAAGTGTGAGCGAAGTGCCTCTTGGTGTGCTTACTGGCTTTATCGGCACGGTATTTTTCGTCTGGGTATTATGGCGAAATAAAAAGGTTGCGTGA